Proteins from a genomic interval of Cervus elaphus chromosome 13, mCerEla1.1, whole genome shotgun sequence:
- the PPIP5K1 gene encoding inositol hexakisphosphate and diphosphoinositol-pentakisphosphate kinase 1 isoform X7 codes for MWSLPASEGDSATAHFFLGAGDEGLGPRGLGMRPEESDSELLEDEEDEVPPEPQIIVGICAMTKKSKSKPMTQILERLCRFDYLTVIILGEDVILNEPVENWPSCHCLISFHSKGFPLDKAVAYSKLRNPFLINDLAMQYYIQDRREVYRILQEEGIDLPRYAVLNRDPARPEECNLIEGEDQVEVNGAVFPKPFVEKPVSAEDHNVYIYYPSSAGGGSQRLFRKIGSRSSVYSPESSVRKTGSYIYEEFMPTDGTDVKVYTVGPDYAHAEARKSPALDGKVERDSEGKEIRYPVMLTAMEKLVARKVCVAFKQTVCGFDLLRANGHSFVCDVNGFSFVKNSMKYYDDCAKILGNTIMRELAPQFQIPWSIPMEAEDIPIVPTTSGTMMELRCVIAIIRHGDRTPKQKMKMEVTHPRFFSLFEKHGGYKTGKLKLKRPEQLQEVLDITRLLLAELEKEPGGEIEEKTGKLEQLKSVLEMYGHFSGINRKVQLTYYPHGVKASNEGQDTQREALAPSLLLVLKWGGELTPAGRVQAEELGRAFRCMYPGGQGDYAGFPGCGLLRLHSTFRHDLKIYASDEGRVQMTAAAFAKGLLALEGELTPILVQMVKSANMNGLLDSDGDSLSSCQHRVKARLHHILQQDAPFGPEDYDQLAPTGSTSLLSSMAVIQNPVKVCDQVFDLIENLTHQIRERMQDPKSVDLQLYHSETLELMLQRWSKLERDFRQKSGRYDISKIPDIYDCVKYDVQHNGSLGLEGTAELLRLSKALADVVIPQEYGISREEKLEIAVGFCLPLLRKILLDLQRTHEDESVNKLHPLYSRGVLSPGRHVRTRLYFTSESHVHSLLSVFRYGGLLDETKDTQWQRALAYLSAIPELNYMTQIVIMLYEDNTRDPLSEERFHVELHFSPGVKGVEEEGSAPTGCGFRPASSENEERKADQGSVEDLCPAKASDEPDRALQTSPLPSEGPGLPKKSPLIRNRKAGSMEVLSETSSSRPGGYRLFSSSRPPTEMKQSGLGSQCTGLFSTTVLGGSSSAPNLQDYARSQGKKLPPASLKHRDGFEGCSMVPTIYPLETLHNALSLRQVSEFLSRVCQRHTEAQAQASAALFDSMHSNQASDSPFSPPRTLHSPTLQLQQRSEKPPWYSSGPSSTVSSAGPSSPTAVDGNCPFGFSDQPSLSSHMTEGYQDLRLLQEAPGSGAQEPPLEGQQEPFEQNQSPQEPPVETNQPCQEVAEEISQPCQEAPDSSQPCQDIPEEVSQPCQQLSDIRQLCEENRDDVNQTCQEVPQISQPCQDASQLYQKVSKEACELCQENSEEVNQPCQRVPVETGRLVHGFPIGVDGPAQEVLGEAGKPTQEIPEELSQSCQEFSVDIGRLTQGASAINLLSQDTPEVDNPPLEFPGEVALQAQEVSEWVNQQQSYVVPELIDQLSGEDVPQVQCPPSNANPQSQSLAPDQNAPLPPATCESSFSH; via the exons ATGTGGTCACTGCCGGCCAGTGAGGGCGACAGTGCCACAGCCCACTTCTTCCTTGGAGCTGGAGATGAGGGGCTGGGCCCCCGTGGACTCGGCATGAGGCCAGAAGAGAGTGACAGCGAGCTCCTCGAGGATGAGGAGGATGAAGTG CCTCCTGAACCTCAGATCATTGTTGGCATCTGTGCCATGACCAAGAAATCCAAGTCCAAGCCAATGACCCAGATCCTAGAGCGACTCTGCAGGTTTGATTACCTGACTGTTATCATCCTGGGAGAAGACGTGATCCTCAATGAACCTGTGGAAAACTGGCCATCCTGCCACTGCCTCATCTCCTTCCACTCCAAAG GCTTTCCCCTGGACAAAGCTGTTGCTTACTCCAAGCTTCGAAACCCTTTTCTTATCAATGACCTGGCTATGCAGTATTACATCCAGGATAG GAGGGAGGTGTACCGGATCCTGCAGGAGGAAGGTATTGACCTGCCTCGATACGCTGTGCTCAATCGTGACCCTGCCCGGCCTGAGG AGTGCAACCTGATAGAGGGTGAAGACCAGGTGGAGGTAAATGGAGCCGTCTTTCCCAAGCCCTTTGTGGAGAAGCCCGTGAGTGCAGAGGACCACAACGTTTACATCTACTACCCCAGCTCAGCTGGTGGAGGAAGTCAGCGCCTCTTCCGTAAG ATTGGCAGCCGAAGCAGTGTTTACTCTCCAGAGAGCAGCGTCCGAAAGACAGGCTCATACATCTATGAGGAGTTTATGCCAACAGATGGCACAGATGTCAAG GTATATACAGTGGGGCCAGACTATGCCCATGCTGAAGCCAGAAAATCTCCAGCTTTGGATGGGAAGGTTGAACGAGACAGTGAGGGGAAAGAGATTCGATATCCAGTCATGCTGACCGCCATGGAAAAGCTGGTGGCCAGGAAAGTCTGCGTAGCTTTTAAG CAAACAGTTTGTGGTTTCGATCTCCTCCGTGCCAATGGTCACTCCTTTGTGTGTGACGTCAATGGCTTCAGTTTTGTCAAGAATTCAATGAAATACTATGATGACTGTGCCAAGATTCTAGG AAACACGATAATGCGGGAGCTTGCCCCACAGTTCCAGATCCCGTGGTCCATCCCCATGGAGGCTGAGGACATTCCCATTGTCCCTACCACTTCCGGCACTAT GATGGAACTTCGTTGTGTCATTGCAATCATTCGTCACGGGGATCGTACACCCAAGCAGAAGATGAAGATGGAGGTGACACACCCAAG ATTTTTTAGTCTATTCGAAAAACATGGTGGCTACAAGACAGGGAAATTAAAACTGAAGCGGCCAGAGCAGCTACAG GAGGTGCTGGACATCACACGGCTGCTACTGGCTGAACTGGAGAAAGAACCAGGTGGTGAGATCGAGGAGAAGACAGGGAAATTGGAGCAGTTAAAATCCGTGCTGGAGAT GTACGGTCACTTCTCAGGCATCAACCGGAAGGTGCAGCTGACTTACTACCCTCATGGAGTAAAAGCTTCTAATGAGGGGCAAG ATACGCAGCGGGAGGCTCTGGCCCCATCCCTCTTGCTGGTACTGAAATGGGGTGGAGAACTGACCCCGGCTGGCCGTGTTCAGGCTGAGGAGCTGGGGCGAGCTTTCCGCTGCATGTACCCTGGAGGACAGG GTGACTATGCTGGCTTTCCCGGCTGTGGGCTGCTTCGTCTCCATAGCACTTTCCGCCATGATCTCAAGATTTACGCCTCTGATGAGGGCCGTGTCCAGATGACTGCCGCAGCCTTTGCTAAG GGCCTTCTGGCTCTAGAAGGGGAGTTGACACCCATTCTGGTACAAATGGTGAAGAGTGCCAACATGAACGGGCTCTTGGACAGCGATGGGGATTCCCTGAGCAGCTGCCAGCACCGTGTGAAGGCTCGGCTACATCACATTCTGCAGCAGGACGCGCCCTTTGGCCCTGAGGATTACGATCAG CTGGCTCCCACTGGAAGCACTTCCCTGCTCAGCTCCATGGCTGTTATCCAGAATCCTGTGAAGGTCTGTGATCAGGTATTTGACCTGATTGAAAACCTCACTCACCAGATCCGGGAACGGATGCAGGACCCCAAGTCTGTAG ACCTGCAGCTCTACCACAGCGAGACATTAGAGCTGATGCTGCAGCGCTGGAGCAAGCTGGAGCGCGACTTCCGGCAGAAGAGTGGGCGCTATGACATCAGTAAGATCCCTGACATCTACGACTGTGTCAAGTATGATGTCCAGCACAATGGGAGTCTGGGACTTGAAGGCACGGCAGAACTGCTCCGTCTCTCTAAGGCACTGGCTGATGTAGTTATTCCCCAG GAATACGGCATCAGTCGGGAGGAGAAACTGGAAATTGCCGTGGGCTTCTGTCTCCCACTGTTGCGGAAGATACTACTTGACCTACAGAGAACCCACGAGGATGAGTCTGTCAACAAGCTGCATCCCCT GTACTCCCGAggggtgctctctccaggccgcCATGTTCGAACACGTCTATACTTCACCAGCGAAAGCCACGTGCACTCCCTACTCAGTGTCTTCCGCTATGGGGGACTTCTGGAT GAAACCAAGGATACACAGTGGCAGCGAGCTTTGGCTTATCTCAGTGCCATCCCAGAGCTCAACTACATGACGCAGATTGTCATCATGCTCTATGAGGACAACACCCGG GATCCCTTGTCGGAGGAGCGGTTCCACGTGGAGTTGCACTTCAGCCCTGGAGTGAAAGGCGTTGAGGAAGAAGGCAGTGCCCCCACTGGCTGTGGATTCCGTCCAGCCTCTTCTGAG AATGAGGAGAGGAAAGCAGACCAAGGCAGCGTGGAGGACCTGTGCCCCGCGAAGGCATCAGATGAGCCAGACCGAGCATTGCAGACCTCGCCCCTGCCCTCTGAGGGCCCTGGCCTCCCAAAGAAATCACCCCTCATTCGTAACCGCAAAGCCGGCTCCATGGAG GTGCTTtctgagacttcctcctcgaggCCTGGTGGGTACCGACTCTTTTCATCTTCACGGCCACCGACAGAGATGAAGCAGAGCGGCCTAG GCTCACAGTGCACGGGGCTGTTCAGCACCACAGTGCTGGGGGGCTCCTCCAGCGCCCCGAATCTCCAGGACTACGCCCGCAGCCAAGGCAAAAAGCTACCACCCGCCAGTCTGAAGCACCGAGATG GATTTGAAGGGTGCTCCATGGTGCCTACTATTTACCCCCTGGAAACACTGCATAATGCCCTTTCCTTGCGTCAAGTGAGTGAATTCTTGAGTAGAGTCTGCCAGCGCCACACTGAGGCCCAAGCACAGGCGTCTGCAG CCCTCTTTGACTCTATGCACAGCAACCAAGCCTCTGACAGCCCGTTTTCTCCACCTCGCACTCTTCATTCACCTACCCTACAACTCCAGCAGCGCTCTGAAAAGCCCCCTTGGT ACAGCAGTGGCCCTTCCAGCACTGTTTCCAGTGCTGGTCCTTCTTCCCCTACTGCAGTGGATGGTAACTGCCCTTTCGGCTTCAGTGATCAGCCCTCCTTAAGCTCACACATGACTGAAGGATATCAAGACCTCAGGCTGCTCCAGGAGGCCCCTGGGAGTGGCGCACAAGAGCCGCCTTTAGAAGGGCAGCAAGAGCCTTTTGAACAAAACCAGTCCCCACAGGAACCACCTGTAGAAACCAACCAGCCATGCCAGGAGGTAGCTGAGGAAATCAGCCAGCCATGTCAGGAGGCCCCGGACAGCAGCCAACCATGCCAGGACATCCCTGAAGAGGTCAGCCAGCCGTGCCAGCAGCTCTCTGACATCCGCCAACTATGCGAGGAGAACCGCGACGATGTTAACCAGACATGCCAGGAGGTCCCTCAGATCAGCCAACCATGCCAGGATGCCAGCCAGCTATACCAGAAAGTCTCCAAAGAAGCTTGCGAACTTTGCCAGGAGAACTCTGAGGAGGTCAACCAGCCATGCCAGAGGGTCCCTGTAGAGACTGGCAGGCTGGTCCATGGGTTCCCTATAGGGGTTGATGGCCCAGCCCAGGAAGTCCTTGGGGAGGCTGGCAAGCCCACCCAAGAGATCCCTGAGGAGCTCAGCCAATCATGCCAGGAATTCTCTGTGGACATTGGCAGGCTGACCCAAGGGGCTTCTGCAATCAATTTGTTGTCTCAGGACACACCTGAGGTTGATAACCCGCCTCTAGAGTTCCCTGGGGAGGTTGCCCTGCAGGCCCAGGAGGTCTCAGAGTGGGTGAATCAGCAGCAGTCCTATGTGGTCCCTGAGCTGATTGACCAGCTATCTGGAGAGGATGTTCCCCAAGTCCAGTGTCCACCTAGCAATGCAAACCCTCAGAGCCAGTCTCTAGCCCCTGACCAGAACGCCCCCCTTCCACCAGCAACGTGTGAGTCATCATTTTCTCATTAG